A part of Sinorhizobium chiapasense genomic DNA contains:
- a CDS encoding segregation and condensation protein A translates to MEPLWEAEAADRGLHEEALVVDLAGFEGPLDLLLHLARSQRVDLSRISVLALAEQYIAFIERARSIRIELAADYLVMAAWLAYLKSRLLLPQQAKDEGPSGEEMASALAFRLKRLEAMRDAATRLVNGNRLGRDVFARGAPEHIVAEKKSGYDASLYDLLTAYASLRQRQAITQVTIEKRHVWSLADARLILARMIGGLDEWTALDHFLIRYMTNPKERATAIASSFAASLEMVREGRLEIRQDGAFSPIYLRRGPKPIDAATLAEMEAARG, encoded by the coding sequence ATGGAGCCTTTGTGGGAAGCCGAGGCGGCCGATCGCGGACTGCACGAGGAAGCCCTCGTCGTCGACCTTGCCGGGTTCGAAGGCCCGCTCGACCTGCTTCTGCATCTTGCGCGCAGTCAACGCGTCGATCTTTCCCGTATCTCCGTGCTGGCGCTTGCGGAACAATACATCGCCTTCATAGAGCGCGCCCGTTCGATCCGCATCGAGCTTGCGGCCGACTATCTCGTCATGGCCGCGTGGCTTGCCTACCTCAAGTCCCGCCTTCTGCTTCCGCAACAGGCCAAGGATGAGGGGCCCTCCGGCGAGGAGATGGCTTCGGCGCTGGCGTTCCGGCTGAAGCGCCTCGAAGCGATGCGCGATGCCGCAACGAGGCTCGTCAACGGAAACCGGCTCGGCCGCGATGTCTTCGCGCGCGGTGCGCCGGAACATATCGTTGCCGAAAAGAAATCGGGTTACGACGCGTCCCTCTATGACCTGCTGACCGCCTATGCGAGCCTCAGGCAGCGTCAGGCGATAACGCAGGTGACGATCGAAAAGCGCCATGTCTGGTCGTTGGCCGATGCACGCCTGATCCTGGCGCGGATGATCGGCGGTCTCGACGAATGGACTGCGCTCGATCATTTTCTCATCCGCTACATGACGAACCCGAAAGAACGCGCAACGGCGATTGCGAGCTCGTTTGCCGCGTCGCTCGAAATGGTTCGCGAGGGAAGGTTGGAAATCCGGCAGGACGGCGCCTTCTCCCCCATATATCTTCGGCGTGGACCAAAGCCGATCGACGCGGCGACCCTGGCGGAAATGGAGGCAGCGCGTGGCTGA
- the nagZ gene encoding beta-N-acetylhexosaminidase, whose protein sequence is MSESKAFISGCKGLSLTDEERRFFDGERPWGFILFGRNIGEENQISDLVAALRDTIGNPNAPVLIDQEGGRVQRIRPPLVQQYPNGAAIGEIYRRDREQGLRAAWLMGRLHAFDLMRFGITVDCLPVLDVPVPGSHDVIGNRAYGHDPETVTAIGRAMSEGLKSGGMLPVMKHMPGHGRTFVDSHHNLPVVEAGLEELQRSDFLPFIAMKDEVMAMSAHMVFTAIDPDNPATTSPKVVSEIIRGHIGFDGLLMSDDVSMNALAGDMAARARGIIGAGLDLVLHCHGIMEEMRAVADVVPVLSGDRLRRARAAEAAFRKPDNADQDALRAEFNAMFALA, encoded by the coding sequence ATGAGCGAATCAAAAGCATTTATCTCCGGCTGCAAAGGCCTTTCCCTGACCGATGAAGAGCGTAGGTTCTTCGACGGCGAGCGCCCGTGGGGCTTCATCCTTTTCGGCCGCAACATCGGCGAAGAAAATCAGATCTCCGATCTCGTCGCCGCGCTGCGCGACACCATCGGCAATCCGAATGCCCCGGTGCTGATCGATCAGGAGGGCGGCCGCGTCCAGCGCATCCGGCCGCCGCTGGTCCAGCAATACCCGAACGGTGCCGCGATCGGCGAGATATATCGCCGCGACCGGGAGCAGGGCCTGCGCGCCGCATGGCTCATGGGACGCCTCCATGCTTTCGACCTGATGCGGTTTGGAATCACGGTCGACTGCCTGCCGGTCCTCGACGTGCCGGTGCCTGGCAGCCACGATGTCATAGGCAACCGGGCCTATGGGCATGATCCGGAGACAGTGACCGCGATCGGCCGTGCGATGAGCGAGGGACTGAAATCGGGTGGCATGCTGCCGGTGATGAAGCACATGCCCGGCCATGGCCGCACGTTCGTGGATTCACACCATAACCTGCCGGTTGTGGAAGCTGGTCTCGAGGAATTGCAGCGAAGCGACTTTCTTCCCTTTATCGCCATGAAGGACGAAGTCATGGCCATGTCGGCGCATATGGTCTTTACTGCGATCGATCCCGACAATCCGGCAACGACCTCACCAAAGGTTGTCAGCGAAATCATTCGCGGCCATATCGGTTTCGACGGGCTTTTGATGTCGGACGATGTTTCGATGAATGCGCTTGCCGGGGACATGGCTGCTCGCGCCCGCGGCATTATTGGCGCCGGTCTTGATCTCGTCTTGCATTGTCATGGCATAATGGAAGAGATGAGGGCCGTTGCGGATGTCGTTCCGGTCCTGTCGGGCGATCGGCTGCGTCGGGCAAGGGCCGCGGAGGCGGCTTTCCGGAAACCGGACAATGCGGACCAGGATGCGTTAAGGGCGGAGTTCAACGCCATGTTCGCCTTGGCTTAG
- the scpB gene encoding SMC-Scp complex subunit ScpB, with amino-acid sequence MAEAQKYLPGMPDEEEAHEAITLDPRLEREAERIAEALVFASAQPVSETYLASRLPRGADVGRIMARLKAAYASRGVNLVQVADHWAFRTAGDLSFVVQTDEQEVRKLSRAALEVLAIIAYHQPVTRAEIEDIRGVQTSKGTLDVLMEAGWVRFRGRRRTPGRPVTFGTTRDFLDQFGLEEIRDLPGIEELKGAGLLSGRVPSNLHIPVPASEDELSENEDPITQMDLEELGLLTPKAEEDD; translated from the coding sequence GTGGCTGAAGCGCAGAAGTACTTGCCGGGAATGCCCGACGAAGAGGAGGCGCACGAAGCGATTACCCTCGATCCTAGGCTGGAACGGGAAGCTGAACGGATCGCGGAGGCGCTGGTCTTCGCATCGGCCCAGCCCGTTTCCGAGACCTATCTCGCGAGCCGGCTTCCCCGTGGCGCCGACGTCGGGCGGATCATGGCAAGGCTGAAGGCAGCTTATGCCTCGCGCGGCGTCAATCTTGTCCAGGTCGCCGACCACTGGGCGTTCCGCACCGCCGGCGATCTCTCCTTCGTCGTTCAGACGGACGAGCAGGAAGTCAGGAAACTGTCGCGGGCCGCCCTCGAGGTGCTGGCGATCATCGCCTATCACCAGCCGGTTACGCGCGCGGAAATCGAGGACATACGCGGCGTACAGACGTCGAAGGGGACACTCGACGTGCTGATGGAGGCGGGCTGGGTGCGTTTTCGCGGGCGCAGGCGGACCCCGGGACGGCCTGTCACATTCGGAACGACGCGGGATTTCCTCGATCAGTTCGGCCTCGAGGAAATTCGCGATCTCCCCGGTATCGAAGAATTGAAAGGTGCCGGCCTCCTTTCCGGGCGCGTTCCCTCCAACCTGCATATTCCGGTTCCCGCCAGCGAGGACGAACTCTCCGAGAACGAGGATCCCATTACGCAAATGGACCTTGAAGAACTCGGCCTCTTGACACCGAAGGCTGAAGAAGACGATTAA
- a CDS encoding SPOR domain-containing protein, whose translation MADKQFARSGPAEFDVLADDDPLSELARIVGYDARPAVQQLQELQRHQEAVRRDPAFDLEEELLREFDSYDAPRAVAVHPDSGLVEHPVAGGVTEQHRADASTPVEPVAEHAVAAVEDRGSPVSEPAEDRHNDLASLAPAIDAVTPADLDAVDVADLAEVDPPVDLERELELSLGYEDLSLPQDTQASEASGASGTIQSHSARNDAFEAPAFEAMHVPLSLHAAVAWTAEPAASSDALFIDMADELARSNEAVVAPVDNAAAARAAVSFGSADEVDQLLADVERFPVPVATGLVAAAVEAHPAIHARPAAPVNAAPVKKSSYPFKPTFSRATPVASASGASQQRAFAAPIVEPVVAKVSAAPAASTVPTPEPVQEVAAVEPEPSFDIEDFELELSDLALDIDPPKADARQDVQATVAQPVVAHPALVEPAAQPFLQALSVPAEAEVPRDEPQASTEVIAEEEEPAESALPFDPAMIAEPESGVTPIAEVDVPQLPALEVEEKPAAYATDYDLDIDAEMAQLFGTPAAAPRDGSRVEDHGAHAAALPAAAKTSPQASVVDDFDEFEKAMEEDFQRSMAERQHATQDTERLAPGPGRASEYAEQGYGRRAQRTMLLAASVAGVIILGGAGVYAWMGGSTAALTGDGPKIILADKNPVKVVPEEKGGKTVPNQDKAVYDRVAGAQGDAPRQEALVSSTEEPMDVVQKTLTPETLPLEGSDDADAMTAPADDGEVARLLPDGDTSDAATAEEEKAPAVAPRKVRTMIVKPDGTLVAREEPVAPPTNDATASVDNQSIPATASGQAAAVGSKGEAIVADAGSELRPSGQQQAAGVEKVALAAPSDAPIEEVAVRSVKTTAIGGQPAPVPQTRPTSQADAGASANVAKTPAENETAMTAANAAPAAPLATASVPAGSYVIQIASLPSEAEAQKSYNSLSAKFASVIGGRGVDIRKAEIAGKGTYYRVRIPAGSREEANALCSRYKSAGGSCLVTK comes from the coding sequence ATGGCAGACAAACAATTCGCACGAAGCGGGCCGGCAGAATTCGATGTTTTGGCCGACGATGATCCGTTGAGCGAACTTGCCCGCATTGTCGGTTACGATGCTCGGCCAGCCGTTCAGCAATTGCAGGAACTGCAGCGACACCAAGAGGCCGTTCGGCGGGACCCCGCGTTCGATCTCGAGGAAGAGCTTCTTCGCGAGTTTGATAGCTATGACGCTCCGCGTGCCGTTGCGGTTCACCCGGATAGCGGGCTTGTCGAGCATCCGGTCGCTGGCGGCGTGACGGAGCAGCATCGCGCCGACGCTTCCACTCCCGTTGAGCCCGTTGCCGAGCACGCTGTTGCTGCGGTTGAGGATCGCGGTTCTCCGGTTTCCGAACCGGCCGAGGATCGACACAACGACCTTGCTTCGCTTGCGCCCGCTATCGATGCGGTGACGCCGGCCGATCTCGATGCCGTCGACGTCGCGGACTTGGCGGAAGTCGATCCGCCGGTCGATCTGGAACGCGAGCTCGAACTCTCGCTCGGTTACGAAGATCTGTCGCTTCCGCAGGACACGCAAGCTTCCGAAGCCAGCGGCGCGAGCGGTACCATCCAGTCGCACTCTGCACGGAATGACGCGTTCGAAGCGCCCGCCTTTGAGGCCATGCATGTACCGCTTTCACTCCATGCAGCTGTCGCTTGGACCGCCGAACCTGCCGCGAGCTCAGACGCTCTCTTTATCGACATGGCTGATGAGCTTGCCAGAAGCAATGAAGCGGTGGTTGCGCCGGTCGACAATGCGGCCGCAGCACGGGCTGCGGTCTCGTTTGGCTCCGCGGACGAGGTCGACCAACTGCTTGCTGATGTCGAGCGTTTTCCTGTGCCGGTCGCGACAGGTCTGGTGGCGGCAGCCGTGGAAGCCCATCCGGCGATCCATGCACGCCCCGCTGCGCCTGTGAACGCTGCGCCCGTAAAGAAGAGCAGCTATCCTTTCAAGCCCACCTTCAGTCGTGCGACGCCGGTCGCGTCTGCCTCCGGCGCATCGCAACAGCGCGCCTTTGCCGCTCCGATCGTCGAGCCGGTCGTCGCAAAAGTTTCTGCCGCGCCAGCCGCTTCGACAGTGCCAACGCCGGAGCCGGTTCAGGAAGTGGCTGCGGTCGAGCCGGAACCCAGCTTCGACATCGAGGATTTCGAGCTGGAACTGTCGGATCTCGCCCTGGATATCGACCCGCCGAAGGCTGATGCACGGCAAGACGTCCAGGCAACAGTGGCGCAGCCCGTCGTCGCGCATCCTGCATTGGTCGAGCCGGCGGCGCAGCCCTTCCTGCAGGCGCTGTCGGTCCCAGCTGAAGCCGAAGTCCCCCGCGACGAGCCGCAGGCATCAACGGAGGTGATTGCAGAGGAAGAAGAACCCGCCGAAAGCGCGTTGCCGTTCGATCCCGCAATGATCGCCGAGCCGGAAAGCGGCGTGACGCCGATCGCGGAAGTCGACGTGCCGCAGTTGCCGGCGCTGGAAGTCGAAGAAAAACCAGCCGCCTATGCGACTGACTACGATCTCGATATCGACGCGGAAATGGCGCAGCTCTTCGGAACCCCTGCGGCGGCGCCCCGGGATGGTTCGCGCGTCGAGGATCACGGCGCTCATGCAGCAGCACTTCCAGCCGCAGCGAAGACAAGTCCTCAGGCGTCGGTAGTCGATGATTTCGACGAATTCGAAAAGGCGATGGAAGAGGACTTCCAGCGTTCGATGGCTGAACGTCAACACGCGACACAAGACACGGAGCGTTTGGCACCGGGACCGGGGCGGGCTTCGGAATATGCAGAGCAGGGCTATGGCCGCCGCGCCCAGCGCACGATGCTCTTGGCCGCCAGCGTAGCGGGCGTCATCATCCTCGGCGGTGCGGGGGTCTATGCCTGGATGGGGGGCAGCACTGCAGCCCTGACTGGTGACGGTCCGAAAATCATCCTGGCGGACAAGAACCCGGTAAAGGTCGTCCCGGAAGAAAAGGGCGGCAAGACCGTACCGAACCAGGACAAGGCCGTCTACGATCGGGTCGCCGGAGCTCAGGGAGATGCCCCGCGCCAGGAGGCGTTGGTCTCCTCGACCGAAGAGCCGATGGATGTGGTCCAGAAAACGCTGACGCCGGAGACTTTGCCGCTGGAAGGCAGCGATGATGCCGACGCAATGACGGCCCCGGCAGATGATGGGGAAGTGGCGCGCCTGCTGCCCGATGGAGACACGAGCGATGCCGCTACGGCCGAGGAGGAAAAAGCTCCTGCCGTGGCGCCGCGCAAGGTCCGTACGATGATCGTCAAGCCCGATGGCACGCTGGTCGCTCGCGAAGAGCCGGTGGCTCCGCCGACCAACGACGCGACGGCGAGTGTTGACAATCAATCCATTCCCGCGACCGCTTCCGGACAGGCTGCGGCTGTGGGGTCCAAGGGTGAGGCGATTGTCGCGGATGCCGGATCTGAACTGCGTCCCAGCGGGCAACAACAGGCCGCCGGTGTCGAAAAGGTTGCGCTGGCTGCGCCAAGCGATGCTCCCATCGAGGAGGTCGCTGTACGCAGCGTGAAGACAACAGCGATCGGTGGCCAACCGGCCCCTGTGCCACAGACGCGTCCGACGAGCCAAGCCGATGCCGGTGCCTCGGCGAATGTAGCGAAAACGCCGGCGGAAAACGAAACAGCGATGACAGCGGCGAATGCAGCGCCGGCCGCGCCGCTTGCGACCGCTTCCGTTCCCGCCGGCAGCTACGTGATCCAGATCGCCTCGCTGCCTTCGGAAGCCGAAGCGCAGAAGAGCTACAACAGCCTTTCCGCGAAGTTCGCCAGTGTCATCGGCGGCCGCGGCGTCGACATTCGCAAGGCCGAGATCGCCGGCAAGGGAACCTACTATCGCGTGCGTATTCCGGCCGGTTCTCGGGAGGAGGCCAATGCCCTTTGCTCTCGCTACAAGAGCGCTGGCGGAAGCTGCCTGGTTACGAAGTAA